The Ignavibacteriales bacterium genome contains the following window.
CGTTTCTGTCACAGCCAACTTCGCGATCAATACTTATACATTGACCGTCAACGTAACACACGGATCTGTTATAAAGAATCCTGATCAACTTTCATATGATCATGGATCTGTAGTTCAGCTCGAAGCTCAGGCAGATCTTGGTTATCATTTCCGTGATTGGTCGGGTGACTATGTTGGGACGACAAATCCGGTTAGTGTTACAATGGACGGCAATAAGGTAATCACAGCCAACTTTGATCCATATCAGATAGCTATGCAACTTGCGGTTGCCAATGGATGGAACTTAGTATCAGTGCCATTCCAGATGGAAAATTACGAGAAAACAGCCATTTTTCCAGAGGCAATTTCTACTGCATATGCATATAATGAAAAGTACATCGAGTCTCCCGTACTTTCTAATGGTATTGGATATTGGGTTAAATTTTCAGGCGTTCAGACACTAGATCTTGGCGGTGTATTGCAACCTCTTCAAATTATTTCTGTAACTCAAGGATGGAATTTGATAGGATCGATATCTCAGGCATTAGCGGTTTCAAGTATTACCTCTAATCCGCCCGGAATAGTTACATCTAATTTTTTTGGATTCAGTAACGGATATTTTATAACTGATAATATTCAACCCGGAAAAGGATATTGGGTAAAGGCAGATCGGAGCGGAGAATTAATTCTATCAGCGTCAGGAAATAATACTTCTTCGAACAGTATCAGGATTATTCCTACAAGCGAACAACCCCCTTCCGCGCCGGGTGTTAATGATGTTGTGCCGAAAAATATTCCGTCACAATATGCATTGATGCAAAATTATCCCAATCCGTTCAATCCGACGTCGGTTATAAAATATCAGTTGCCGGTTGATAGCAGGGTAAATCTGACTATATACAATCTGCTTGGTGAAGAAATTATCACTTTGGTAGATGAAGTTCAGAATGCAGGATATCAATCCGTTCAATGGAATGGATTAAACAATTCCAACATCAAATTACCGAGCGGTGTCTATATTTACAACATGACTGCCGTAGATATTCAAAATCAAAAGAATATCTTTTCAGAAGTAAAGAAGATGATACTGCTGAAGTAAGCTTTGAAAATATTCAGATGAATTCAAGCCCCAACTGTATCAAGAGTTGGGGTTTTTTATTTGGAATTTCACAATCTAACTCTCGGTTTTATCCAACTTGAACCTTATCCTCAAAAATCCATTCTCAAAACTTGTAGATAAGATTTTAAAATTTCCGATCTCGGAAGTATTGCTGACATGCGGTCCACTGCACGGACAAGCATCATAATCGCCGATGCGGATTATGCGTATACGTTCGCCGGCATCGTCGGGGAGTTTATTTAAATTAAACATCCGCTCCGCCTCTTCGCGTGATATAAATTCCTCGGTTACATTCAGGTTAGAATTGATGATTTCATTCACACGCTTTTCAATTTCAAGTTTCTCTTCTGCAGTTAAATCGCGGTCGATGTTGTAATCAATTCTCGATTTTTTCTTTTCGATATGAGCATTTATGCTTCTTCCGCGGTTGAACATACGCACCATTGTCTGGTTGACTATATGTTCTGCAGAGTGCATAGGTGGATCGTAATTTTTCGACATATTTCTTTTCTCTATGATTGAGTATGAATATATTATAAAATTTTACGGCGATATTTGCAATCTAAGTTTCCTTTTGACCCTCTCCCTGTAATCCCTTTCCCATTCGGGGAGAGGGATTGTTGGTTTAGCAAAATACGATGTAGCCGCGGACTTTTTTTTGCTGTCTCAAGAAAAATGTCCGCGTTGTATGCTGAAGAACGCAATCATCTCAGGTTAATGCCGGGAGGAGATTGCGGCTACTGTTTATCAATTATCGAGATCGGTGTTGTTGGGATATTAAAAATACGGATCTCCGCTAAAAAGATAGCGGATAAAAATGATCCGCTACTACATTATTTGACATGCGAGAATATTTTTGTTATTATGTACGGAACAATTAGACGGATGTTTTATAATTTAGACATCACGAAGATATAGGTTGATATACAGAGATCTCACGCGTATAGAGATTTGATTATTGAATTATGAGAGTGGTGTGAGTAAATAAAAAAAACTTACGACGATAGACAAACATAAAGATGAATCAGAAGTTTTCAAATTTAAATAAAGTATCCTCCTCAGTTGTCGACAAAAATAATCGTAACTCAATTTTAAATCGAGATTAATCATGGATAAAAAAATAACAATACTATTCGCGTGTATCATATTTTTGGGTCTTGCAGTCAGCGCATTCGTTATCGGAAGGTCGATAGAGAGATTCAGAAATGAAGACAGATATATTTCTGTCAGAGGATTCTCAGAGCGTGAGGTGAAAGCCGATCTTGCAGTCTGGTCTCTCAAATTAAATGTTGCCAGCGATGATTTATCTGAAGGCAGCAGGTTGATTGATTCTGCGAAAACGAAGGCGATTCAATTCTTGACTCACAATGGCATCAATTCTGATGAGATTATTCAGAAAGGTTTGCAGGTGAGCGATAGAAAAGCTAAGGAATATGGCTCCACAGGCAACACAAAGGAACTCCGGTATATTATCACAAAAATCATCCAGGTCCGTTCCAATAATGTTGATAATGTTCAGAAAGTGAGTCGCATGACAGATGAGTTGCTGCGTGCAGGCGTTGTTATCTCGTCCACCGAGGATTGGCAGGGAACTGGAATTCGTTTCGTTTTCACTAAACTCAACGAAATAAAGCCAGCCATGCTCGCCGAAGCTACAGGTAATGCAAAAAACGCAGCCCTCGAATTTGCGAAGGAAAGTAACACAAATCTTGGCAAGATGAGAAAAGCGAGTCAGGGTTTATTCACTATTGTTGATCGGGACGAAGTGTCTGGCGCACAGGCAGAGAATAACTATTACGGTTCCGGAATCAGTGATTTGTTTAAGAAAGTTCGGGTTGTAGTATCGGTTGAATATTCCATTGAGTAAAGAGATAGATTACCTTACCCTTTTTTACTAAATATTCTCATCGGTACTGCGCATTATACAAAATAACAATGTTGGAATTAATGCTAAATTGAACTTTAAGAATTAGGTGGCTCTATGATTCGTCGAATATATTTAGCTTTCATATTGCTTCTTGTAACTTCTTTCTGTTATGGTTTTGCTTACAGTCAGGATGACCTGAGCATTTGGAAAGAGTTCATCGGTGCTGTTAAAGATGGCAAGATGGCTGTTGAAAGAATCCGTCCGCACAAACAACTTGGCGATGAGTACAAATCAATATTGCTTGGATATTTAGATTCCGTCAGAACGCAAGCATCGCCGGAAGATTGGGCCACTGAACCGGAGGTGATTCGAATTGAAAATCGAATACAGTACATTATCCCGTGGAGTACCAGAGGTGAAAAGATATCATATTGTTTTTCGTTTGTCATCGAAGACTCCCGGTGGTATTTCCAGCATCTTGAGGCAATCTTTGTGCGGTTAGATAAACTTTCAAAACTGCCGGTCTCAGATTTCCCGGATGTTTCAGAACAACAGAAGAGTTGGGCGCGAGAAGAGATTTACTGGTCTTTTGTTATTCTCAATTTTTATCTGCCTGTCGCTGAAGAAAAAGGTAAGGAACATGCTCTGAATATGCTAAAAGATGGCGGTGGATATTTTGTTGGGGCGAAAACATGGGTGCCGTTTGCCAATCCGCATAGAGCATTTATTCTTTATCTGTGCTGGGAACAGGCAAAGCTGAGAGGCAACGAAGTTACACTTGTGAAGCTCGAAGATGATGAAGCGATCATCAATTTAAATACACATTTCTTTTCTATTTACTTTACTGCCGCGCACTTGAAACCTAAAATCTCAATAGACGAGTACAAGCAGATCTTTGAAACTATCTGGCACGATCGGGCGGCGAACGCGGGCTGGAATCTCGAAATAAAATATGCAGAGGATTACAGAGTGACTTTTAATTTTAAGAGAAAAAGTTGATCGCGGCGACAAGAATATTACAGCGAACAGGTTTATCAGCGATAGTGTTGCGAAAATTGTTTTTTCCCGCTGACCTATCACTAATCACCAGAAAAGGATATCGAATATCCGCCGCCTCCTGAATTGCCGAACCTTGGATTTACGATGTTGTTGAATATTGAGCCGAAACTATAACTTAATCCGACCGAAACCCAGTAATTGTATTTTGATTCCTGCTCTTTTCTTCTCAGCAATACTTCTTCATCCGATGAGCCTGCCTTTGCAAGAGACAGCTGATCTCGTTGAATAGTATAATCTCCGAATAAATTTACCGATAATCCTTCAACTACTCTCAGTGATAACGACGAAAATGTTCCGATATTGAATTTCTTAATGTCGTGAAAATAGTGCGATGCATGCAAAGAAATGCTTGCAGACCCCCAAGGTTGTTTTTGGTCGAGTGTGAGAGAAAGATTTTCGCTGAACAAACGATCATACTTTTTATCGTAAATGGTCTCTTCATGATAATCGGCGTATTCGAATGTTGGGCGGTATGATAAACGTAAAACTCTTCGTGTCGATTCATTGTAAGGGAAAATATTATATTCTATTGCAGGTGAAACAGTCGCGCCAAAGTCAAGGTTTCTATATGTGGAGGCGGAGCTTGAGCCGAAAATACCATATGACCAATGGTCATTTATGCTGAAAATCAAAGAACCGCTGAAACTGCGCGAACGGGAATAATCTTTATAATATATTGTGTCGGCATCATAAAATATCTGCTGATAATACGAACCGTTGTAGGAAAGATTGATTTTCGTTTCGGCGGTTACACGGTTTGCCGAAACAGTCCAGAACAAATTTTCGTTTGTGTACGATTTTTCACCGTTGAACATGCCGTTACCGCTCAGACTGAAAAGCCAGTAATCCCATTTATCCACTACCTTTTCCTGTGCTTCGG
Protein-coding sequences here:
- a CDS encoding SIMPL domain-containing protein translates to MDKKITILFACIIFLGLAVSAFVIGRSIERFRNEDRYISVRGFSEREVKADLAVWSLKLNVASDDLSEGSRLIDSAKTKAIQFLTHNGINSDEIIQKGLQVSDRKAKEYGSTGNTKELRYIITKIIQVRSNNVDNVQKVSRMTDELLRAGVVISSTEDWQGTGIRFVFTKLNEIKPAMLAEATGNAKNAALEFAKESNTNLGKMRKASQGLFTIVDRDEVSGAQAENNYYGSGISDLFKKVRVVVSVEYSIE